From Oreochromis niloticus isolate F11D_XX linkage group LG14, O_niloticus_UMD_NMBU, whole genome shotgun sequence, one genomic window encodes:
- the c15h3orf80 gene encoding uncharacterized membrane protein C3orf80, with amino-acid sequence MMPRMPGGGRTAYTGTFLSACLISACQAAQSCGEVQCGANQHCCPPTVTGNTSASSKVSCCQLSIHAFFDNVGWFTRKLSGILILLLLFAMGYFIQRIICPRPRRHPHHDRGEEPSLFHGHTSASQDSLLERYPEYNLGGFASPNLPAYDEVKYLPTYEESMQDMHRDRSGENLLSENESGGQGRGRATGPRSGDQRLAALEVSGPQSPRTSRNSV; translated from the coding sequence ATGATGCCCCGTATGCCGGGCGGCGGCCGGACAGCATACACTGGCACATTTCTGTCGGCATGCCTGATCTCTGCATGTCAAGCCGCCCAGAGCTGCGGGGAGGTCCAGTGCGGCGCCAACCAGCACTGCTGTCCGCCCACCGTCACAGGGAACACCAGTGCCAGCTCGAAGGTGAGCTGCTGCCAGCTCTCCATCCACGCATTTTTCGACAACGTCGGCTGGTTCACGCGGAAGCTGTCCGGCATCCTGATCCTGTTGCTGCTCTTTGCCATGGGCTACTTCATCCAGCGGATCATCTGCCCTCGGCCCCGGCGGCACCCGCACCACGACCGCGGCGAGGAGCCGTCCCTCTTTCACGGACACACATCGGCGTCCCAGGATTCCCTGCTGGAGCGGTACCCCGAATACAACCTCGGGGGCTTTGCCTCTCCAAACCTGCCGGCCTATGACGAAGTTAAATATTTGCCCACCTATGAGGAAAGCATGCAAGACATGCACAGAGACCGGTCCGGTGAGAACTTGTTGTCCGAAAACGAGAGTGGCGGCCAGGGCAGAGGGAGAGCAACAGGACCGAGATCCGGAGACCAGAGGTTGGCTGCCCTGGAGGTCTCAGGACCTCAGAGCCCAAGGACATCCCGGAACTCTGTTTGA
- the LOC109204939 gene encoding uncharacterized protein KIAA0754-like, translating to MDSQQPLTEGLRRSSRDSRPPAHLQYDVQYPGGISARCDTGSQTECQHSDTDTHGLQDPDGESESQPEACPAPLPINQDEVMRELLMTMREIRQLMIQLSPPHSRSSSRSSIHTVSSDESKSSVCGLQAIPQTHQQHEQFPVTDPATCQSPSQPPQVSRHSGAVPAASPPVPNSTILDAAVPSSGLPRPVFPTPDETPFNFLATPLQGPHQISCVQPAVPLDEDPAQPLVCIPEPRQHPPVKPQPATSDVLSAQKPSVPITASSSHPVSTRTHVYKLEGPSFPDLTSEDEIQYRLLRMALTNLLDPHETELFKYHVLLDHLKVDQAK from the coding sequence ATGGATTCACAGCAGCCATTGACTGAAGGTTTGAGACGTTCCAGTCGTGATAGTCGACCTCCTGCCCACCTGCAGTATGACGTTCAGTACCCTGGAGGTATAAGTGCTAGATGTGATACAGGGAGTCAAACAGAATGCCAGCATagtgacacagacacacatgggcTGCAGGATCCTGACGGAGAGTCAGAAAGCCAACCAGAGGCAtgccctgctcctttacccatCAATCAAGATGAGGTGATGAGGGAACTCCTGATGACGATGAGGGAGATTAGGCAACTCATGATTCAATTATCTCCTCCCCATTCTCGCAGTTCCTCCAGATCTTCAATTCACACTGTCTCATCTGATGAAAGCAAATCCTCTGTATGTGGTTTACAAGCCATTCCCCAAACGCATCAGCAACATGAGCAGTTCCCAGTGACTGATCCAGCAACATGTCAGTCACCCTCTCAGCCCCCACAGGTTAGCCGTCACTCTGGTGCAGTTCCGGCTGCTAGCCCTCCTGTCCCTAATTCAACAATATTAGATGCTGCAGTTCCTTCAAGTGGTTTGCCTAGACCAGTTTTTCCTACACCAGACGAGACTCCTTTTAATTTCCTGGCCACACCATTGCAAGGTCCCCACCAGATTTCATGTGTTCAACCTGCTGTTCCTCTAGATGAAGACCCCGCTCAACCTCTCGTTTGCATTCCAGAACCAAGGCAGCACCCTCCTGTAAAGCCGCAACCAGCTACATCTGATGTTTTGAGTGCACAAAAACCTTCGGTACCCATTACTGCTAGTTCTAGTCACCCTGTTAGCACTAGAACACATGTGTATAAGCTTGAGGGTCCTTCTTTCCCAGACCTTACCAGTGAAGATGAAATCCAGTATAGGCTGTTACGAATGGCCCTTACTAACCTTCTTGACCCTCATGAGACAGAGCTCTTTAAATATCATGTCCTTCTCGATCATCTGAAAGTAGACCAAGCTAAATAG
- the si:dkeyp-97b10.3 gene encoding uncharacterized protein si:dkeyp-97b10.3: MVAEMASCGAACHLEDGDGDIPAPENKDNLAENDSSSSENTGTSTDESSEDEEDDSEEDEAYGGTERDGEEEENEEAHAEDSINKPGAGTEAVVLNGKDERPFKSCCEKCKAVQQSHGSERVTPKRLSKGRLQVQLEGEGTYECSVTGLVFEASEPVLVRYSVLSWSKFGAFLHDSWKFAGPIFNVDTVNKDASVLKSIQFPHSICLAHTDDDMTFSVLHIKGNRPVIEPTVDHSGSHVKWNVTSLSPVGPIIQTSQAVEHHGVVLVYKQLTTDNNSYSFHVYLGTNSASDIKDIKNQVRGYKTRYINIEKPPTCKLDEGTYRLLSEPEGEIKPQELKFTLAVTKMKGYFEAFFEQHPPFKLSLIEINTEETVWSATIREGDCVDNTERKPRKRTNSRQRSSSPSEDEIAFKKTRMQDEPDGVKTAVTQGQDMSEKQLLQVAKRLGKEWKQVAILLDVTVNDLDNIQTAETDVTMQKLKMLLMWKNRNSGEATARNLLESVKELDDLPNEVHQTLQDMMGNEAVK, translated from the exons ATGGTGGCGGAGATGGCCAGCTGCGGTGCGGCTTGCCACCTCGAGGATGG AGACGGCGATATCCCCGCACCTGAGAACAAAG ATAATCTGGCAGAAAATGACAGCAGCAGTTCAG AAAACACAGGAACATCCACCGACGAGAGCTCAGAGGACGAAGAGGACGATTCAGAGGAGGATGAAGCTTATG GAGGCACTGAGAGGGATGGAGAAGAGGAAG AGAATGAAGAGGCCCATGCAGAAGACTCTATAAACA AGCCAGGTGCTGGAACCGAAGCAGTGGTGTTAAATGGAAAAG ATGAGAGGCCCTTCAAGTCATGCTGtgaaaaatgcaaagccgtCCAACAG AGCCACGGCAGTGAGCGCGTTACCCCGAAGAGACTGTCCAAGGGGCGGCTGCA GGTGCAGCTAGAAGGAGAGGGCACATATGAGTGTTCGGTCACTGGTCTGGTTTTTGAAGCGTCCGAGCCCGTTCTTGTGCGGTACTCTGTCTTATCCTGGTCCAAGTTTGGCGCCTTTCTGCATGACTCCTGGAAATTTGCTGGACCCATCTTCAATGTGGACACGGTCAATAAGGATGCGTCTGTCCTCAAGTCCATCCAGTTCCCACACTCCATCTGCCTTGCTC ATACTGACGATGACATGACATTCAGTGTCCTGCACATAAAGGGCAACCGTCCAGTCATCGAGCCTACGGTGGATCACTCAGGGAGCCACGTTAAGTGGAATGTGACGTCCCTATCGCCCGTTGGTCCCATCATTCAGACGAGCCAGGCTGTAGAGCACCACGGGGTGGTTCTGGTCTACAAGCAGCTCACCACTGACAACAACAGCTACAGCTTCCACGTTTATCTGGGCACAAACAGTGCATCTGACATCAAG gaTATAAAGAATCAGGTGCGGGGCTACAAGACTCGCTACATTAACATAGAAAAGCCTCCCACGTGCAAGCTGGACGAGGGAACGTATCGTCTCCTGAGCGAGCCGGAGGGAGAGATCAAACCTCAG GAACTGAAATTCACCCTTGCAGTCACTAAGATGAAGGGCTACTTTGAGGCTTTCTTTGAGCAGCACCCTCCATTTAAATTGTCTCTCATAGAGATTAACACTGAGGAGACTGTATGGTCTGCTACCATCAGAGAAG GTgactgtgtggataacaccgagAGGAAGCCGAGGAAAAGGACAAACA GCAGACAGAGAAGCAGCAGCCCCTCAGAAGACGAAATAGCCTTTAAAAAAACTCGAATGCAAGACGAGCCAG ATGGAGTGAAAACAGCAGTCACTCAGGGCCAGGACATGTCAGAGAAGCAGCTGCTGCAGGTGGCCAAGCGGCTCGGGAAGGAGTGGAAACAGGTGGCTATCCTTCTAGATGTTACCGTCAATGATCTGGATAATATCCagacagcagagacagatgtgACCATGCAGAAGCTGAAGATGCTGCTGATGTGGAAGAACAGAAATTCCGGGGAAGCCACAGCTAGAAACCTTTTGGAAAGTGTGAAGGAGCTGGATGACTTGCCAAATGAGGTTCATCAGACATTACAAG